The genomic interval TGCTCTGACAGTCTCAATCGTTACAAAACCTTTTATGTTTGAAGCGCCAAAAAGACTAAAACTTGCAAAAGCAGGACTTGAAGAGCTTAAAAAAGAGAGCGACTCTATCGTAGTTATTCCAAATGACAAACTACTCTCTATCATTGACAGAAAACTTGGCATCAAAGACAGCTTTAAAATAGTTGACAGTGTTTTGGCTCAAGCGGTAAGCGGAACAGCAGGCGTAATTCTCTCTACGGGTGAAAATGATATCAACCTTGACTTTGCCGACTTAAAAACTGTTATGAGCCACAAAGGTATGGCGCTTATGGGTGTCGGTGAGCATGAAGGCGAAAATGCTGCTTACGAGGCTATCAAAGCGGCTATCGAGTCTCCTCTTCTTGATAATGTCTCTATAAACGGAGCTATGGGTGTATTGGTTCACTTCCATATGCATCCAAACTTCCCTATGATAGAGACATCAGAGGCGATGATCGTGGTTCAAGAGAGTGCGCATGAAGATGCAGATGTAATCTTCGGTACATCTACGGATGAGACTCTTCCTGAGAACTATGTAAAAATAACTATTATTGCAACAGGTTTTGAGAAAGACCTAAACTCCGGTTCAAACAATGAAAACTTTGTAAACGAGACTCCTTCTCCAGTTACAAAAATACGCCCAAGGTTAGTTGTTGGCGGTGATCTAGACGGAAGTCATTTAGACATCCCTTCATATATGAGACAGCAGCAAGATTAGTTTCTCAACAAAACTTAAATAATTAAGTTTTGCTGTTGTGCACTACTATTTACAAAAAAGAGAAAAAAATGAAATTTTTATTTGTGATGATGTCTATACTGTTTTCTGTTTATGCTGCAGACATACCGCTGCAAAGCAGAGAAATTTCGCCCCAAAATATGAAAAAGCAAAACAAAGAGATCGCTAAATTGGCTGCCCAAGAGTTGTCAAAAGCTTTGCCTTCAAGAATAGACAAATACACAGAACTTACAAGCATCAAGGCAGACGATACTACGCTTGTCTATATATTTGAAATTGACATATCTCCAAAAAGTGATGAAAGTGTAAAAAAAAATGACCACAGTAGAATGAAAGAGGCAGTAACTTTGGGCGTTTGCAGAAATTCAAAACGCTTTTTAGATGCAGATATTTCAATTCAGTATATTTACAACAGCGCTCATAGCAAATCAGAACTGTTTAGGTTTGATATAAATAAAGAGGTATGTTTTAATACTTTGCAATGAACAAAAGCATCTCCACCAAGGAAGTTATCTCCTCTTTAGATTTTTTTTCAACTCTTGATAAAGATCAGATAGAGTTTTTGTCATCTATCTCAGTAATACACAACTACTCAAAAGAGTATGTCGTATATTATGAAAAAAAGCAAAACGACTCTCTTTTATATCTTTTAAAAGGCTTGGCAAAAGCATATAAAATAGATAAACACAACAACGAAATATTTTTACACTACATATATGAAAACTCTCTAATAACTGAAATATCAAGCACAAAACAAGATATTCTTAACTCATTTGCAAATGTAGCGCTTCTAAAAGATTCTCAAATACTACAAATCAATTATAAAAAGTTTAAAGAAGAATTTTTAGATAAAGGGTGCTTATGTTCTGAAATTATCAATGAAATTATTTTAAAATCCCAGCAGCTGCAATCACTTGTAAACAGAGAGTTTATCTTTAACTCTACCGCAAAAGTTGTTATGATGCTTCATGATAACCTTGATATATTCAACAATTTAAAAAGAGCAGAGATATCACTTATTCTTCACATTCAGCCGGAGACCCTCTCAAGGGTTTTAAACAGACTCAAAAGAGATAAGATCATAGATTCTAACAATGGAAAAATTATGATTTTAGACAAAGAAGCTCTTGTTTCTATTTACGAGGAGTAAAAAATGAAAAAAATTAAAATTGTGGGTGCACTTATCTTTACTCTTTCAATTACGCTTGCTATTATTTTTGGCTATACGTCAAAAAATATTTCTGAACATAATGATTTTATAAATGCAATAAATAAACAAAAAGATTTTACGCAGGAGATATCTAAAAATATTTTCTATATCTATAAAAATCCGACTAGCTCTGCAAAAACATTGGATGACTCTATCAAAAAATTTTTAGATGTCATGAATACTAGAAATGAAAATAGTAAAACAAATGAAAATATTGCAAAGCTATGGAACTCTTTTTACCTTAATGTACAGACATTCAGAGATCAGTTCAAAAATAGATCGATCTACTCAAATATTTTATTTGAAAAAAGTGTAAAAGAGATTTATAACACTAATTTAAGGCTCATTTTAGAGTTTAACAATATTGTTCAAAAAGAGAAAGAGAGCTTTGAGGAAAAACAGCAGTTTTACAAATATCTTCAATATTTACTTTTTACTCTTCTTGTACTTCTTCTTCTGTTTTTATTTACCGAGTTAAAAACAGTTATCGCTTTTGTACAAAAATTTCTATCTGCCTCAAAAGAGATTATTTCAAATAGCTCGATCAAAGAACTAAAACCTATTGAAATAGAGAATGCTGGTACAGACATAATCCAGGCAAAAGACAATTTTAATTCACTCGTAAAAAAGATAAACGACTCAATAGAGTACTCCGGCAACTCAATAGAGTACGCACACGAATCATTAAAGGTTACAGAGAGGCATATAGAGGATTTAGTAGAGTTGATATATGATATGAACGACAAAACAAGAGACAAAGAGTTAAGAAAAAAAGAGGATGCCGTCATACAATCTCTTGAAGAGCTGAGTTCAACAGCCGTTAAACTAAAAAATCTAAAAAAAGACCTAGATTCTCTTATTTTATATTCTAAACTTAAAAATTAAAATTAATTCAAAAATTTGACTAAGGTCAAATTTTCAAGCTCTTGATTTTATTACTATTTTGTTATCAATGGAATTTAAGGAGAGTATTATGAAAAGACATTTCACTAAGTTTTCTTCAGTGTTACTGAGCGTTTCGCTAGCCGCAAGCGGTTTGGTTGCTAGTGGCGGTGAGCTTGCTGAAGTTATGAAGAAAAGGGGTTTAAGTGAGCTTGATGTAGTTCGTGCTGCAAAAACTTACAACCCCTCTGGTGTAAAAGATGAGTTTGTTGTTTTTAGTTCCGCGGGTCAAGCAGGACAGGTGATTGTATACGGTGTTCCGTCTATGAGAATTTTAAAATATATCGGAGTTTTTACTCCTGAGCCTTGGCAGGGATATGGATTTGACGAAGAGTCTAAAAAGGTTCTAAGACAAGGAAATATCAGAGGAAGAGAGATCAACTGGGGAGATACTCACCACCCTGCTCTCTCAGAAATAGATGGAAAATATGACGGCAAATGGCTTGCTATCAATGATAAGGCAAATCCTCGTATCGCTATTATCGACTTAGCAGACTTTGAAACAAAACAGATTGTTGTTAACCCTGTTTTCAAATCTGCTCACGGTGGAGCTTTCTTTACTCAAAACAGTGACTATATCATTGAAGCATGCCAATATGCAGCTCCATTTGATAATAACTACCATCCAATCGAAGACTACAAAGAAGCATACCGCGGTGGTGTTACAATGTGGAAGTTTGATCACAAAAAAGGGAAGATTCAAGAGAAAGAGTCTTTTACAATTGAGATGCCTCCATATATGCAAGATTTAAGTGACTCCGGAAAAGGCGTTTCTGACGGATGGGGATTTACAAACTCTGTAAATACTGAAATGTATACAGGTGGGATCGAAGTAGGTATGCCGCCAAATGAAGCAGGTATGAGTAGAAATGATACTGACTTCTTACATGTATATAACTGGAGAAAACTGGGAGAACTTGCAAAAGATCCAAAAAATGTAAAAATCATTAATGATCACAAAGTTATTCCTATGGAAATCGCGGTTAAAAACAATGCACTATTCTTAATTCCTGAACCAAAATCTCCGCATGGTGTTGACGTATCTCCTGATGGTGAATACATCACGGTTTGTGGTAAACTAGATACGCACGCTTCTGTTTTTAAATGGAGTAAAATCAAAAAACTTATTGACAGTAAAGAGTATGCTGGAAAAGATCCATACGGCATTCCTATCTTAGACATGAAAAAATCTCTTCACGGTCAAGCAGAACTTGGTCTTGGGCCATTACATAATCAATACTCAAACGTTGATGGTGAAATTTATACTTCACTTTACGTTGATAGTCAAATCGTAAAATGGAACTATAAAACTCTTAAAGTACTAGATAAAGTAAATGTTCACTACAATGTAGGACACCTTTGTGGGATGGAGGGTAAATCTGCTGATCCTCAAGGAAAATATATTATTTCACTCAACAAATTAGCAATTGATAGATTTCAAAATGTTGGACCACTTCATCCACAAAATCACCAGCTAATTGATATTAGTGGTAAAAAGATGGACCTTCTTGTAGACATGCCTCTTCCTCTTGGAGAGCCACACCAAGCAGTTGCTATTAGAGCTGAAAAACTTCACGGACATGTAAGATATCCAATGGGTACAAACTCTAGAACTGACTCAATCCACGAGGGTAAAACACTTGCAGGTCAAGAGAGAATTGAAAGAGATGGAAACAAAGTCAAAATTTATGCGACTGTTGTTCGTTCACACATCAATCCCGAGAGAATTACTGTAAACAAGGGCGATGAGGTAACTATGTACCTAACAAACCTTGAGCGTGCTCAAGATGAGGCACACGGTTTTACGATTGGCCATTATAATGTTCATGCGTCGCTTGAGCCTGGTAAAACTGCAAGTATTAAGTTTACTGCTGACATAGAGGGAGTTTTTCCTTACTACTGTACAGAATTCTGTTCTGCTCTTCACTTAGAGATGATGGGTTACCTGATGGTAAAAGACCCGAACAAAAAGTACGAAAGTGCACAAAAAATGAAAATGCAAACAATGACTCCTGCAGAGTTAAAAGCTGAATATGACAAAACTGTTGCAACGAATGCCGCAACTGATGCTGTTATACAGTCGGTCGTTAAGTTCTTAAAAGACAATAACTTTGATAAGCATAAAGTTGTTGCGGATCTTGTTACAGATGCCTTTGATCAATACGGTCAAATTCCTGCACAGAAAAAACTAGCTGATGAAGCAGTTAAAGCCGGTGATCTGGAAAAAGCTATCCTTTTTGAAAATATGATTTGGCAACTTATGGTCAAAACAGCCGATGTCGGGATCAGAGCAAAAGATGCCCTTGTTAGAATCATTGCTACAAAACAGTCAGCTGCAGCTGCTAACGGTGAAAAAGCATTTGGAGAAGGCGGATGTGGCGGTTGTCACGTTATCGGCAAAGTCTCTTCCGGTCCAGACTTAACAGGTGTACTTGAGAGACACGGTAAAGATAGTCGAAAATGGGTAAAAGATTTTATTATGAATCCTGAAAAAATGTATGAGGATCCATATGTTAAAGGTATGATTGATTACTTTAACCTTAAAATGCCTAATCAGCACATGAGTGAGAAAGAGACTGAAGATATCATAGAGTATCTTAAATGGGTAGATGAAAACGCAAATCTTTTCTAAAAACCTATCTTTAGAAAAAATTAAAAAAAGGGAGGGGAATTTTATTCTTCTCCCTTTTTGCATTTATAACAATCTTTCATTATTTAAGATTATAATAATAATATTGTTATATAATATATTCTAAAATAAAACTTGAGGATTATTCTTAATCTTCAAACTTTATTTTTTATATACAAAGGATTTTCACAATGAATAAAAGTTTGATAAAATCAAGAGTGTTTGCCGTTTTAGCTTTGTTGATCTTAACCTTTTCTTTTACACTTCCAATGTTAGCGTTTCATGGAGCACTAAACCAGATAGAGGATAATAAAGGAGATGAGATCTCATCTCTTAGTAAAATAGTTTGGAATTTTTATAATCAAGGTCGATACAAAAGTGTTACTACACCTGAAGAAGCGCATAACGATTTAGAAAAAATGATAGCATATAGTGCGGAGATAGGTCCTGCCTCTATGCCTATTTGGGCAGTTTCTCTTGAAGCACCAAATTATCCTAAAGATGCTTTTCCAGAGGGTATTCCCGTATTTTTCCATTTTGACGGTTACAGCGGAGAAGTTCATGAGATGAATACTATTAACCATTATGTCGGGATGGATCCTATGTGGGTGGGCGGAACTATAGAGAGAGAGATAGGTGTATATGCTCTTTTAGCATTATCTTTGGGCATAATATACTTTATGATTTATAACTCTAAAATTTTAACTTATCTGATGTTGGTTCCTGCATCTCTTCCGCTACTCTTTATTGCCGATTATTCATTTTGGCTCTATTGGTTTGGACATAATCTTCATGACTGGGGAATGTTCAAAATCAAACCTTTTATGCCGACGGTTTTCGGGGACGGAAAGATCGCACAGTTTATAACACACTCTTATCCCTCAATAGGTTTTTATCTTATTATAGCTATTGGCCTACTTAGCTTGCTTGCGTTTTTTGCAAAACAAAAAGCTCTTAAAGAGATAAACAACTAACATGTTTAAGCTTCTTTTTGCTTTATTAACTCTATTTTTGCCACTGTTAAGCGCAAATGTATTGCAAAAAGCAATTGACGATGCCCCTGTTGGTTCTATCTTAAAGCTTCCTGCAGGAGTCTACAAAGGCAGTGTTGTCATAAATAAGCCTTTAACAATCGTAGGAAAAGAAGATGGCGTAGTCATTGACGGTGAAGG from Sulfurimonas crateris carries:
- the ftsZ gene encoding cell division protein FtsZ, producing the protein MEPFLIEEARGINGARIVAVGVGGGGGNMIGHMIKEGVTGIEMIMINTDAQALKETVGASTIQIGVKLTKGLGAGMKPEIGKESALENYDEIKKALEGADIVFISAGLGGGTGTGAAPVIAKIAKEVDALTVSIVTKPFMFEAPKRLKLAKAGLEELKKESDSIVVIPNDKLLSIIDRKLGIKDSFKIVDSVLAQAVSGTAGVILSTGENDINLDFADLKTVMSHKGMALMGVGEHEGENAAYEAIKAAIESPLLDNVSINGAMGVLVHFHMHPNFPMIETSEAMIVVQESAHEDADVIFGTSTDETLPENYVKITIIATGFEKDLNSGSNNENFVNETPSPVTKIRPRLVVGGDLDGSHLDIPSYMRQQQD
- a CDS encoding Crp/Fnr family transcriptional regulator, coding for MNKSISTKEVISSLDFFSTLDKDQIEFLSSISVIHNYSKEYVVYYEKKQNDSLLYLLKGLAKAYKIDKHNNEIFLHYIYENSLITEISSTKQDILNSFANVALLKDSQILQINYKKFKEEFLDKGCLCSEIINEIILKSQQLQSLVNREFIFNSTAKVVMMLHDNLDIFNNLKRAEISLILHIQPETLSRVLNRLKRDKIIDSNNGKIMILDKEALVSIYEE
- the nosZ gene encoding Sec-dependent nitrous-oxide reductase, with translation MKRHFTKFSSVLLSVSLAASGLVASGGELAEVMKKRGLSELDVVRAAKTYNPSGVKDEFVVFSSAGQAGQVIVYGVPSMRILKYIGVFTPEPWQGYGFDEESKKVLRQGNIRGREINWGDTHHPALSEIDGKYDGKWLAINDKANPRIAIIDLADFETKQIVVNPVFKSAHGGAFFTQNSDYIIEACQYAAPFDNNYHPIEDYKEAYRGGVTMWKFDHKKGKIQEKESFTIEMPPYMQDLSDSGKGVSDGWGFTNSVNTEMYTGGIEVGMPPNEAGMSRNDTDFLHVYNWRKLGELAKDPKNVKIINDHKVIPMEIAVKNNALFLIPEPKSPHGVDVSPDGEYITVCGKLDTHASVFKWSKIKKLIDSKEYAGKDPYGIPILDMKKSLHGQAELGLGPLHNQYSNVDGEIYTSLYVDSQIVKWNYKTLKVLDKVNVHYNVGHLCGMEGKSADPQGKYIISLNKLAIDRFQNVGPLHPQNHQLIDISGKKMDLLVDMPLPLGEPHQAVAIRAEKLHGHVRYPMGTNSRTDSIHEGKTLAGQERIERDGNKVKIYATVVRSHINPERITVNKGDEVTMYLTNLERAQDEAHGFTIGHYNVHASLEPGKTASIKFTADIEGVFPYYCTEFCSALHLEMMGYLMVKDPNKKYESAQKMKMQTMTPAELKAEYDKTVATNAATDAVIQSVVKFLKDNNFDKHKVVADLVTDAFDQYGQIPAQKKLADEAVKAGDLEKAILFENMIWQLMVKTADVGIRAKDALVRIIATKQSAAAANGEKAFGEGGCGGCHVIGKVSSGPDLTGVLERHGKDSRKWVKDFIMNPEKMYEDPYVKGMIDYFNLKMPNQHMSEKETEDIIEYLKWVDENANLF
- a CDS encoding cytochrome C, whose amino-acid sequence is MNKSLIKSRVFAVLALLILTFSFTLPMLAFHGALNQIEDNKGDEISSLSKIVWNFYNQGRYKSVTTPEEAHNDLEKMIAYSAEIGPASMPIWAVSLEAPNYPKDAFPEGIPVFFHFDGYSGEVHEMNTINHYVGMDPMWVGGTIEREIGVYALLALSLGIIYFMIYNSKILTYLMLVPASLPLLFIADYSFWLYWFGHNLHDWGMFKIKPFMPTVFGDGKIAQFITHSYPSIGFYLIIAIGLLSLLAFFAKQKALKEINN